The genomic stretch taattagtcttaattagtttgaaggaaatattcatttaaaatagtgttaaatatatataaatatttaaaaagcattaaaagacacattaaatttagtctaagttagtaaactgcgaTTAATAACGTTAAgaatttcttgtgttttttaaatgtttatagacacatgGCACTATTTTAACTGGATTTGAggatatttgaaatttttgtcctttattTAGCGCATTTAGGAGaataaatttgtttaaaaaaattgtctctcaaaaaataaagacaatattacactcttaaatacactaaattgatttttttttttttacatgttcataCAAGaaggggaattcgaactagtgatctctacTTCATAAGACATGGTCCTCAGCTGATTGAGTTACCCATTAAAGACACTAAATGAATACTCTCATGAAATAGAGACGATCTTTTTCGGGCTAAGGAGGGATTTGGTTGAGGAGGtgaagtaatatatatatatagtcacatAGGGAAAAGTCTAATTTCCCTAAtccttatttttattacttaattgGCCTTGCCTGCTCAACACCAAATAGTTGGCAGAATccttatacttttttttttttttttttttttttttttttatacttattattattatttttccttcaatGTTTAAAGTCTGTTTGGCATTaagattttgtaaataaaaaagacaattttaaaataagtctcaaaaaaaataaattgtttggatttaactttttaaaaaattatggtttgaaaacgtagaaaaaaaaaaaagaaaaaatataataagaaataaatgTATATAacatatttctctttttgaaaacatatttatgatgttttcaaattaaagGCGAGAGAATGTGCTTTTCTTGCATCAAGGTTTTGCTTTCCTCGTGAACACCAAAACAGCTGGCACGCACCACTTCTGAGCATTTATCTTTAAATAATGCTTTTACATCACTCTCTGCAtaatctcctcctcctcctcctttcaGATCTAAATTCTATGGCGTCGCTTGATCTTCTACGAGGAGGAAGATTATGTTTGCGTGCTCGCTCGCTGTGCAAGGAATCTGAACTTCCACCTTCGTAAATCAAGCACCAAAGCAACCGACGGTGGATGTTGGAATCGAACATGATTTGAGGGAATCGCTTGATGTTCGTAGAAGATCTGGACAATGATGAAAAGGAGTAGGCATTGGTATTGTCCGGATCTTCTATAAACATCAAGTGATGTCTTCTGTGTTGTGTTCGATcgaagatctccatctcttccGTGTACGGTTGTTCGGTGCATGATTTATGAAGGAGGAAGTTGCAATTCCATATATCATTTCAGAAAGATGATAATCAAAGTTTATGGTAAGCAGATCTAAGACTAAGATCTACAttattcttctccttttctttttctttattgtttttttggttACACTCTCATAAAATTATAAACATTAGCAGTcgattttttttgctaaataatatttatttaaaaaaaaaatggaaacatgCATTTTTGATTATAAGGTTTGGGGATTTTTACAAAAAGTTCCTGGTGtcttaaaaagtgattaattacATTTCaggtaagaaaagaaaattttccacCCGTAGAAAAATTGGCAGAATCTATTAATCTGTTAATGTTGTGTTATATCATCACTAATCAGAATGTGACATGtgtagaacaaaaaaaaaaaaaaagaaggcggGGTTGGTTGGTTTGCTCTCTCTCAATTAGACAAAGGGTATGATTCGACCACCatatgtgtttttcattttttctatatatgttagattttgttttttatagtTTACTATCACATTCTAATTTGTAATGATGTGTTATGTTTAATTTGTAATGATGCCATGCTCTTTTAATGGCATGGGTCTTTTTTGTTGGGAAAATGATTCTCTTCAGTTTAAAATGAACCggagaatatttagttaatggTCATGATCTCTTTAAATACGACatatcttattaataaaaaaaataaaaaaaatattatatatttttttaaaaaaattataaaaaattaaagggtggcTAACCATCCCAATGGCTTGACCACCCTAGTTGGAGCTGGGCTGGcaccccatggggtggctcccAAGGGCCagatcgaagaaaaaaaaaaacaaatttgtttaGCCCTTGAAGGTGGTTTGGCCATTGGGgtcaaacgatttttttttttttaatttgggttagAGGGTAgtccagccaccccatggcccttggggccAGTCCGGCTATCATTATGGCCAAGGGTGgccttatgttttttttttaatgtaaaatatatatattttgatagtgGAACATGTGTCTTATTTGTGGCTTTagaatttttgtgaaaaaatcACATTATTGAACCGGATATGAGAGGGTCCCCATTTTTTGTTGGAAATGTTAGAATGCTATTATTTACTCACATTTGGCCATCAAAAGCTGATGTGGCAggtcatttttattattttattattaatttttaaatcaaaatttaaacaataaaaaacataaaaaaaataaataaaaaaaaaactaaaaagaggTTGAAGGGGTGGGTTCTCACTAggagtggtcggccacccccaagggccatggggtggctgaagccaccctcCATGGgccatatcaaaaaaaaaaaaatatttattttggcTATTGAGGGTGGCTAGACCACTCTCAAGGGTTTAGGGGTTGCTTCGACTATCTCAGACCGCCCGTTTGTAGTGGCTAAACCCTAGCCAAAACTAGGGTGGTTTGCCAGCCACACCATGCAgcttcttttagttttttattgttttaattttgatttataataataaaataattaaagtggCCTGCAACATTAACTTTTGATGTCCAAATGTGGGGAAATAATTGCATTTTAAGCTAAatgattgcattttttttttggttaattttgtttaatcataAGTGACATGTGACACTCTAATTAATGTTGATGTGCTACATTAACTCATTATGTCATGTCAACATTTTCAAGGGAATGAACTATTAACTCGTTAGAAGCTTTTAGAGAATGTcataaaactaatttaatttCTGAAGTCAAATTTGACCGATTCCATCATGTTTCACGATAGGactaataaaattacaacatgtgtccctcttaattaaaaaaaaaaaatatatatatatatatatatatatatatatatatatatatatataactttaaaaaacaaaaaaaaaaagttacaaatttttgttaaaaaatttgatgaattttgtTAGGTGTTAATAGTAATACTAATAAAATGATGAGACCTgtcacttttaataaaaaaaatacatatataaatatataaaatgttaaaacaaaaaaaactacaaaattaatctaaaaaaaaatagccactCCTTTGGGGGTGGAGGTGGCCGGCTGCGACCAATTCAGCATCAGCATACCAAGTAAGAACCCAAATTCGAACCAACCCAGATCAACCCAAAAACACCAACAAATCCATCCATgtagaaacaaataataaaataaaatcatcccACAATTGACCCATCAAGCATAATCCCATTGATTTAGTTTGCGAGAGTACCCGAATGGAAGTCCTACTCATACAAGTTATACAACCCAACCCCTCTTTCCTCTCACCATTCTCGAGTAATAGTTTAATTTTAGCTATTGTATGCTCTATCCCTGGCTGCAGTCTCTGCCGATCAGTGTTGGTAGCTTCGCATCCCTGAGCTGCAGCGTTCGTTGCTCGCCCAGCTAGATCTAAGGGTGACCTTCGGGCCACCTCCGCCTTTGGGGTGGCCCGTGAGCTGTGATGCTCTTGAATATTTAAGAAATGCATTTAACCACCATTGATCAAGTTTAATAAAACACCCACTATTTTAAAAGATGATATAAAACATTTTAAGAAAATCCAAATatcaattttaacatttatttcaTGACCCAATGTTTGTCCACGGACTACGGAACGTTCGCTTAAACCCTAGCATCAAATGTTCTCTTGTGGACCAGCAAACATTTGATGAAAACCTTGGAATAATCGTAGAGTAGTACACCAAACATTCAAGAATATAACACTGACTGTTCAGTGATCTCTGAAAAGCAAAATTAAGCTATTAGCCACATCTTCCAGCCTTATCCACCCAACTACTCCTACCCACCCCTTGACCCTTCAAAGCACCCTCAAACTTTCATGCTACACCACTACCATCAAgcttttgagagagaaagagatcttagagagagaaatgataTTTTGGTATAAAAATCATGGTCAACAAGGCAAGCCTTGAAACGTAACTtgtttttatattgtttatatGATTTGACATGTTCTATATAAGTTTTCAACATGCTTTAAAGTGTTTAGtgaaatttatcttattttgaaataaataatttcaaagaaGTTATGCCCACACTCTTGTTTTCTAATGTTTGACACATTAATATGGTTTGACATGATTATGTTGATTTGTAATTAGTAGCTTTGGTTGGATTAGAACATGGGTTAGTTAGGAGTTTTAGAGTTTTGCATTCACTTTGGTGCCCACCAAACGTTCGACCCTTGGTGATCGAACGTTCGATCATCATAGACCAAACGAGCGATGTTGAGACTGAACATTCAGTAGTGTCCATAATTGTTTAATTAAGGCTTTATCGACGGTTTATCATTGTATGCATGACTTAGGTTCTCGAGATATTATGAAATAACATTAGACTATGCTTTGCAGTAGCCAAGAGAATCGAGATGCCAGAATATGAGGATGAGTAGATAAGATAAGTATATACTTACGActactttttataaaaatgtgtCATATGTTAGCTGACTAAGCATGCGTATGTTATGAGCCTTctatttcttaattaattcggtaaatgattaaataatgaTTAATGAGATGCGtcgtatgatatggtacaccggtacgtgcggtataatagtcatgagcttactatattgGCTAGATTTTATGTTCAAATTTGTGTTTATCTGagccttagatccaatggttgttcgtgACTGGCGTAACCATATTTAATTAGTAggtcactacaagacgtacatcattagtagcgtgggccacccgaagtcggactcggtcgggctgtAATGGACGGAAGCGTACAATATCTCGATAAATCGATGTTGTATTATAGATCTCTCAGGACAATGTTAACCTTGCTGAAAAAttgtaatatctcgggtagaccatacaaaCTTCTTCCATTAGAAATATTGGTGATTGTCTTTGGGATTTGACTCCATAAACCAAATGTAGCTTTAGTTTTTAACAGAATTAGATTCCatggattaaattatttttttgacatgccagggacttctgagttcattttgatacgacatgaagcaatttgtaatttaggcaaactACATAGACTGATTTTGAATTTGTCCTTTTTTTCCTTACCCAAGAGTGATTAATCACTTTATAAATTTCAAGGAGTTGTTTGTTAAAACCCCAACTAGAGGGACACAAAATGtgtttatttcataattaaaattacCGGCCATTAAGCcttgtttctttaaaaaaactattaaatacattaaaaaaaatgcgcATACTTTGCAGTGTTTTAAAAATTACGCTAAAACCAGAAAAATATGAGAGTAACTTCAATGAGGTCATGATGTAAATTGGGTGTTTTGCACCCTCTAATAGGAAGTAGATATTTTAGTTTTCGTTCTGAtataatgttaaatcaccacttgtttTAAAAGCTTAGGCTGATAGGCAGTGACGGAGGGAGGGCGTGGTAGGCCatgtccccccccccccaaatagggaaaaaaaattgtaagtaaaaaaaaaaaaaagttttaattttagtcatttggctcctcaaaaaaaaattggccctatttttaaattttttggcatcatccaataaaaaattttggccctattttttatttttttggctgtacccattatgtgtttttttttttttttttttttgcccttactttcaaatgcccaCTTTTTTGGCCATTtcggtagtctttagttcataaaaaacaaccaaaatatatatttttttaataaaaacattctaaataacccaaaaaaaaaaaatttggctaccCCTATCATAAAATTTCTTGGTTCCGCTGCGGATAAGAATAGacaaatttaataacttaataaaTACTtaatttcacaataatttgttGTCCATATTTCCTGTTATCTTGATGATTATGCAGCAACTCTAATACCTCAGCATCTCTCGATTTCTAACAAAAACTATCTTGAGCTTTATCCTTTGTCATCTGATATTGCTCCAGTGTTTGAAGTACTTCATCCTGAGAAACTATTTGACTGTTGTTGAagactttttctttcattttttaagaaaagttcATATATTCACAAAAGGCAGCAAAAATACATCCAATCCAAAATATTCCATACAATCAATCGATTCAATCTCATCACCAGGCACCCATGAATACTGTACAAAACATTTTTGCATCTTCTAATTATCTTGTCCGGTTGCCAAGGTGTCCACCTCTGCCACAAGAGTTGTATGTTGACCTGCAACTGGTTTGTTCCGACATATTGGACATGTCGGATGTTTCCTTATCCAAGGGTCAACGCAATTCAGATGGAAGACATGAGCACAATCCGGCAACAACCGGAGCATGTCTGTTTCCCTGTAATCCACCAGGCAGATGGAGCAGCAAGAAGCTGTCGAGGCACCCTTTTTCACTTGAGAGTAGAGGAGCTTCGGATAGCTGCTGAGAGTTGCTTCATCGACACCTTCTTCAACCGTTGTCGGATTCCGGTGAGACAGGCGGTTGTGGGGGAAGCAGAGGCGGGTGCAGGCGAAAATGATGAGGAGGATTAGAAGAAAAACGCCAACACAGAAGAGGATTCCATAGGAAAATCCACTGATACTATCCCCACTGCCACTGGATATTTGGTCACTGCTGTTCATCATTCTTGAAGAAAAAGGAGTTAGAATTTTGAGAAGGGTGATGGAAATTGTTTGTGATAGAGAAACCCCCATTTGGATTTAGATTTTTTCACAGAGAATGTCAACGTTTCTGTCATTTTCATGGCGAGGAATCTGTTCTAATAACACTaccaatttttactttttttttttttttttttttttgttgctttaaGGGGTGGTGTTTATCTGATGCTGCATATTGACTGACTTGAAGGGAAAGTCATTTCAAACATTCTCTCGCATATTCGAtcatttcttttgctttttaaatATGCAGCATTAAGATGTGAATATTTTTGGTTGACTcgttgtttttaattatgtgtattgATTCCAAGGTAGATTCATTTAATAATGGTTGGTTGAGACTGTCACGTTAGTACTGTGAAGTATTTGTTAgatgaaaatgtgattttttatattattctttagagaataacttcaattagaTTAAGGTGTAAACAAGATATTTTGCATCTTTCAATAGAAAGCAGATACCTCAACTTGAAAAGCcagaaaataatataactattcataccaaatcatttttttttttctcttgacaaaatacccATTGATAAAACCATTGGCGCCACTATCTTGGTTGGTTTTGGAGATTCCGATGTTGAAGGTTTGAAGACGGGTGGTGGGTATTGGGTTAAGACGAATGGAAAAGTCCATgatattgatttgaattaagatacggtgttttcattttcattgtatttgatgtttttaaCTGTTGTGTCAATTCTTTATTGAAGGCCATAAAATGGAGTTTTACACCACATCCGAATAAAATTGACTCTCCATTTTTTAATGTgatagttgtgaaataaaaatattacttCTAACATTACGCTTTAAATGAATAATTCTGACT from Corylus avellana chromosome ca1, CavTom2PMs-1.0 encodes the following:
- the LOC132167651 gene encoding RING-H2 finger protein ATL70-like; this translates as MGVSLSQTISITLLKILTPFSSRMMNSSDQISSGSGDSISGFSYGILFCVGVFLLILLIIFACTRLCFPHNRLSHRNPTTVEEGVDEATLSSYPKLLYSQVKKGASTASCCSICLVDYRETDMLRLLPDCAHVFHLNCVDPWIRKHPTCPICRNKPVAGQHTTLVAEVDTLATGQDN